CGTGGCGGCAATGGCGGAAGCGCTGAACGAAGCCGGCATCTCCGTCCTTTCCAGCGCGGACTCGCACATCACCGTGAGCTTCCTCGTGCCCCTCGCGCAGATGGAGGACGCCGTCCGCGCGTTGCACCGCAAGTTCGGACTGGCCGGCAAGCCGGCCACACTGCCTGATCTGGAGGGTGGTCCAGCGTGAAGTACGGGACCGTGATCCCGGCGCTCGTCACGCCGTTCTCGCCGGACGGGGAGGTCGACGCGGCGCGCGCCGGGGAGCTCGCGAGCCGTCTCGTGGAACAGGGTGTCGACGGTGTGCTCGTCGGCGGGACGACGGCCGAATCCCCGACGCTCACCGAGGACGAGCGGATGCGCGTTCTGACGGCGGTCCTGGACGCGGTGGGGGACCGCGTGTTCGTCTGGGCCGGGACGGGGACGAACGACACCGCGACGTCCATCGCGTTGACGCGCCGCGCCCAGGCGGCGGGGGCGCACGGCGTGATGCTCGTCACACCGTACTACAACAAGCCTCCTCAGGAGGGGTTGTACCGGCATTTCCGGGCCATCGCCGAGTCGACGGACCTTCCGGTCATGCTGTACAACGTGCCCGGCCGCACCTCGCAGAACATCGCGCCGGAGACGGTGGCGCGGCTGGCGGAACTGCCGAACGTCGTGGCCGTCAAGGAGGCGAGCGGCAACCTGGACCAGGTTTCGGCGATCCGCCAGCTGGCGCCGGATTTGCTCGTGTACAGCGGCGACGACTCGCTGACGCTGCCCATCCTCGCCGTGGGAGGCGTGGGCGTCGTCAGCGTGGCCGCGCACATCGTGCCGGGCGAGCTCGTCCGGCTGGTGCGGCTCTTCGAGGCCGGCGACGTGCGGGCGGCGGAGGCCGTGCACCGGAGGATCTTCCCGCTGTGCAAGGCGCTCTTCGTCACGACGAACCCGATCCCCGTGAAGCTGGCCCTGCGCTTGACCGGATTCGACGTCGGCGGATGCCGGCCGCCGCTCTGTGCGCCGTCGGCTGCCGAGGAGGAGGCGGTTCGGTCGGCCCTCGCGGCGCTCGGCCTCCT
The Clostridia bacterium DNA segment above includes these coding regions:
- the dapA gene encoding 4-hydroxy-tetrahydrodipicolinate synthase, coding for MKYGTVIPALVTPFSPDGEVDAARAGELASRLVEQGVDGVLVGGTTAESPTLTEDERMRVLTAVLDAVGDRVFVWAGTGTNDTATSIALTRRAQAAGAHGVMLVTPYYNKPPQEGLYRHFRAIAESTDLPVMLYNVPGRTSQNIAPETVARLAELPNVVAVKEASGNLDQVSAIRQLAPDLLVYSGDDSLTLPILAVGGVGVVSVAAHIVPGELVRLVRLFEAGDVRAAEAVHRRIFPLCKALFVTTNPIPVKLALRLTGFDVGGCRPPLCAPSAAEEEAVRSALAALGLLRA